A portion of the Luxibacter massiliensis genome contains these proteins:
- a CDS encoding AAA family ATPase: protein MKGIDARLILISGLPGSGKSTCGRWVSEFYKTAYIDYDTIVQRFMGDIYRKFYEELPYDEFCVTWRKCCYQTFWDVIAENLKNGVCVTASAPLTKERQQQDFFRRLRGSYNLECNILSISMEVPEKILYTRMKDRQSPRDRQKIKDWDRYYRAQSQKTAWDPDLQLIYQEEQEYKRDRKIGEFLNRQNI from the coding sequence ATGAAGGGAATTGACGCCAGGTTAATTTTAATTTCCGGCCTTCCTGGCAGTGGAAAATCTACATGTGGGAGATGGGTTTCAGAATTTTATAAGACAGCCTATATTGACTATGACACAATTGTACAGAGATTTATGGGGGATATTTATAGAAAGTTTTATGAAGAGTTACCCTATGATGAATTTTGTGTAACATGGCGAAAGTGCTGTTACCAGACCTTTTGGGATGTTATCGCTGAGAATCTAAAAAACGGTGTGTGTGTAACTGCGTCTGCACCGTTGACAAAGGAAAGGCAGCAGCAAGATTTTTTTAGAAGGCTGAGGGGCAGTTATAATTTAGAATGCAACATATTGTCCATTTCTATGGAGGTTCCTGAAAAAATTCTCTATACGCGCATGAAAGACAGGCAGTCTCCAAGAGACAGGCAGAAAATAAAGGACTGGGATCGCTATTACAGGGCGCAGTCCCAAAAGACAGCCTGGGATCCAGACTTGCAGCTTATTTATCAGGAAGAGCAGGAATACAAGAGGGACAGGAAAATTGGTGAGTTTTTGAACAGGCAAAATATATAG
- a CDS encoding FGGY family carbohydrate kinase, producing MDGFLGIDIGTTNSKGILLNQSGRIISVWKQTTPRLKKGSRCYFDIGKIAEYTDQWIQEAEGLTKLISVGFSSIGESVVPIKDGRAIGMPLVWYEQTADIPLHKKELIERHGDFGITGVHKTLTLGVYKMIWMQENELLKVPDFWLPVCSYLVYRKTGIAMWDTSQAGRSYIYNIHQKKWQTDVMEELGITLPRKVGMLGDSCGSSDGIIYGLGGHDHYVGLYGVCKLYGGTDLFYDSMGSSSVLALIREDGEQNLGGRVTYNAGGGCLVTGFKSGEYVISRAFDYYGRVLECLANMGGGKGDAKFYQNVNKDLLTLPSLERLCRIACPRDYGPYAEQAEGINLLDIMDRCTPEELMLSGYLYLALGTNRLYTDLGQYCGNAQQDIPYFAGGGITGNKMFMEWKASALGRKITVLQTAEISALGAAISGICACGRGEALKELKEKLSGGEVIEPRQDYREYILEMKRRYEGN from the coding sequence ATGGATGGATTTCTGGGAATTGATATCGGGACAACTAACAGCAAAGGGATTTTGTTAAATCAGTCCGGCCGTATTATATCAGTCTGGAAACAGACAACCCCAAGGCTGAAAAAGGGCAGCCGCTGTTATTTTGACATAGGGAAAATAGCAGAATATACAGACCAGTGGATCCAGGAGGCGGAAGGACTGACGAAATTAATCAGTGTGGGTTTTTCCAGTATTGGCGAGTCTGTTGTACCAATAAAAGACGGCCGGGCAATAGGAATGCCCCTTGTCTGGTACGAACAAACAGCAGATATTCCACTGCACAAAAAAGAGCTGATTGAACGCCACGGCGATTTTGGGATTACAGGAGTACATAAAACATTGACCCTGGGTGTCTATAAGATGATCTGGATGCAGGAAAATGAACTGCTTAAGGTTCCAGATTTTTGGCTTCCTGTCTGTAGCTATCTTGTTTATAGAAAAACGGGCATAGCCATGTGGGATACGTCCCAGGCAGGAAGAAGCTATATTTATAATATCCATCAAAAGAAATGGCAGACAGATGTCATGGAGGAGTTGGGAATTACTCTGCCCAGGAAAGTCGGGATGTTGGGGGATAGCTGCGGCAGCAGTGATGGTATTATCTATGGCCTCGGGGGACATGACCACTATGTGGGGCTTTATGGGGTCTGCAAATTATATGGGGGCACAGACCTATTTTATGACTCTATGGGATCTTCCAGCGTCTTGGCGCTGATCAGGGAGGACGGGGAACAGAACCTGGGAGGCAGGGTTACTTATAATGCCGGGGGCGGATGCCTGGTGACAGGATTTAAGAGTGGGGAATATGTGATCAGCCGAGCTTTTGATTATTATGGCAGGGTGCTGGAATGCCTGGCTAATATGGGAGGTGGAAAAGGAGATGCAAAGTTCTATCAAAATGTGAACAAAGATCTTTTGACGCTTCCCAGCTTAGAAAGGCTCTGCCGGATTGCATGTCCAAGGGATTACGGGCCTTATGCAGAGCAGGCAGAAGGAATTAACCTGTTAGATATTATGGACAGATGTACTCCGGAGGAACTGATGCTGAGTGGATATTTATACCTGGCACTTGGAACAAACAGACTATATACAGATCTGGGACAGTACTGCGGCAATGCACAGCAGGATATCCCCTATTTTGCAGGTGGGGGGATTACTGGCAATAAGATGTTTATGGAGTGGAAGGCCTCTGCATTGGGCCGGAAGATTACGGTTCTCCAGACAGCAGAGATCAGTGCGCTGGGGGCGGCCATATCAGGAATCTGTGCATGTGGCAGAGGGGAAGCTTTAAAAGAACTGAAAGAGAAACTTTCAGGAGGAGAGGTCATAGAACCCAGGCAGGACTACAGGGAATACATATTGGAGATGAAAAGAAGATATGAAGGGAATTGA